A region from the Benincasa hispida cultivar B227 chromosome 8, ASM972705v1, whole genome shotgun sequence genome encodes:
- the LOC120083337 gene encoding KIN17-like protein, translating to MGKNEFLTPKAIANRIKAKGLQKLRWYCQMCQKQCRDENGFKCHCMSESHQRQMQIFGQNPHRIVEGYSEEFESSFMEHLKRSHRFSRVAATVVYNEYINDRHHIHMNSTQWATLTEFVKHLGRTGQCKVEETPKGWFITYIDRDSETLFKERMKNKRIRADLAEEEKQEREIKKQIERAEQLAPLASVSAEPLEAEQTRELKLDSGVKLGFALGTSSKLKEKGESSRVVFDEDETHETAKGKSGENSKNKMGGGGLSALEALMREEEMKKEKLNRKDYWLCEGIIVKIMSKDLAEKGYYKQKGVVRKVIDKYVGEIEMLDGKHVLRVDQEELETVIPQIGGLVRIVNGAYRGSNARLLGVDTDKFCAKVQIEKGVYDGRVLKAVEYEDICKLTS from the coding sequence ATGGGGAAGAACGAATTTCTAACCCCTAAAGCAATCGCGAACAGAATCAAGGCAAAAGGGCTACAGAAGCTGAGATGGTATTGTCAGATGTGTCAAAAGCAGTGCCGAGATGAGAATGGCTTTAAATGTCACTGTATGAGTGAAAGCCACCAGCGCCAGATGCAGATCTTTGGCCAAAATCCTCATCGTATTGTTGAAGGCTACTCTGAAGAGTTTGAGAGTTCTTTCATGGAGCATCTTAAACGTAGCCATCGATTCAGTCGTGTGGCAGCTACAGTTGTCTATAATGAATACATTAACGACAGACATCATATTCATATGAATTCAACGCAGTGGGCTACTCTTACTGAGTTTGTAAAGCATTTGGGTCGAACTGGGCAATGTAAGGTAGAGGAAACTCCCAAGGGTTGGTTCATTACTTACATAGATAGAGATTCAGAGACACTTTTTAAAGAGAGAATGAAAAATAAGAGGATACGGGCAGATTTAGCtgaagaagagaagcaagaGAGAGAGATAAAGAAGCAAATTGAGAGGGCTGAGCAATTAGCACCTTTGGCTTCTGTATCTGCTGAGCCTTTGGAGGCTGAACAAACGAGAGAGTTGAAATTGGATAGTGGGGTTAAACTAGGATTTGCTTTGGGAACATCATCGAAATTGAAGGAGAAAGGAGAGAGTTCCAGGGTGGTTTTTGATGAGGATGAGACACATGAGACTGCCAAGGGGAAATCTGGAGAGAATTCCAAAAACAAGATGGGTGGTGGTGGTTTGTCAGCTTTGGAGGCGTTGatgagagaagaagagatgaagaagGAGAAGCTTAATAGGAAGGATTACTGGCTTTGTGAGGGAATAATTGTGAAAATCATGAGCAAGGATTTGGCTGAGAAGGGATACTATAAACAGAAGGGAGTTGTAAGAAAAGTGATTGATAAATATGTTGGAGAGATCGAAATGCTCGATGGCAAGCATGTGTTGAGAGTTGATCAAGAAGAATTAGAAACAGTGATACCACAAATTGGTGGTTTAGTAAGGATTGTAAATGGGGCGTACCGTGGATCAAATGCTAGGTTGTTGGGTGTTGACACTGATAAGTTTTGTGCTAAAGTTCAAATAGAGAAGGGTGTGTATGATGGCAGAGTGCTTAAGGCTGTAGAATATGAAGATATTTGTAAACTCACATCATAA
- the LOC120083336 gene encoding uncharacterized protein LOC120083336 → MGMFRNSATGNGDYLEGMISDYVGGKGKLRPQRNSSTKIVAGLTCLQFAFALYATFLLYYVSPSIDLRTKPDFSWATRIAQQWRQFVIPPHVVGRYQEPTSLMMQAEFRPITPEEACENEKIDFEQKKSNDGQMIKLKTDLYNEILDFQSKSFGTETLPQLMAMKSKWDLRGPNKPKVTVILNHFKRKTLCAQLNSLLQQTLPFHHIWVLAFGSPNELSLKRIVDSYNNSKISFISSSYDFKYYGRFQMALQTEADLVYILDDDMIPGRKMLQILSHVAGTDKYKNAVLGSIGRILPFRQKDFTFPSYRKFRSKEAGLYLPDPAYDITVNKIVQVDFLSSSWFLSAELVKTLFIETPFTFATGEDLHLSYQLQKYRNAGSFVLPVDPKDRETWGDSEHRLAYVSETTVIFKDIVQVRDDQWWKALSTGYITQWAAMHPQKIDALFYAHSVDEVKALAPLLEKFRSTVGKKAYIVVSGGNFCPCEDAAAALKWPKLVCKERRFKIFDLAIGALSGISNSEVPVVQAVYASMKGLIKIHNPSVVITVADVDPNVKKALKMASEANLNGTTLILLPRPSISKVLWMADLRSTALPNWNKMRISINIITQNRASSLTRLLKSLKDAYYLGDEIPISFNMDSKVDEETIKLVSSFEWPHGPKSFRRRIIQGGLIRAVSESWYPASDDDYGLLLEDDIEVSPYYYLWIKYALLAYHYDPQISLPELSSISLYTPRLVEVVKERPKWNATEFFTRIHPNTPYLHQLPCSWGAVFFPKHWREFYVYMNSRFTENAKENPVQIPKSRTNGWQASWKKFLIDMMYLRGYVSLYPNFPNQASFSTNHMEPGAHISAKDNVVKHKKEDFEVPLLKENFVNFLPNGKLPAASRLPSLNLFNQPVSLKGLKSAGAKLGQDVLKCEVSEIVAVNHETGLPSHCAKF, encoded by the exons ATGGGAATGTTTCGGAATTCTGCGACGGGAAATGGGGATTACTTAGAAGGGATGATCAGTGATTATGTTGGAGGGAAGGGGAAGTTAAGACCTCAAAGAAATTCTTCAACAAAGATTGTTGCTGGTCTCACGTGTCTCCAGTTTGCCTTTGCATTATATGCAACATTTCTTCTGTATTATGTCAGTCCTTCAATAGACTTAAGAACCAAACCAGATTTCTCTTGGGCTACTAGAATTGCTCAACAATGGAGACAGTTCGTAATACCACCCCATGTTGTGGGTCGATACCAAGAACCAACTTCTCTGATGATGCAAGCGGAGTTCAGACCGATCACTCCTGAGGAAGCTTGTGAGAATGAGAAGATTGATTTTGAGCAAAAGAAGTCCAATGATGGGCAGATGATAAAGTTGAAAACAGATCTTTACAATGAGATTCTAGATTTTCAAAGCAAAAGCTTTGGAACTGAGACTCTTCCTCAGCTAATGGCAATGAAATCCAAGTGGGATTTGAGAGGGCCAAACAAGCCAAAAGTTACTGTGATCTTGAACCATTTCAAGAGAAAAACTCTGTGTGCACAGCTTAATTCTTTGCTTCAACAAACCCTTCCCTTCCACCATATTTGGGTGCTTGCATTTGGGAGTCCAAATGAGCTCTCTTTGAAAAGAATTGTTGATAGCTATAACAACTCAAAAATTAGCTTCATTAGCTCAAGCTATGACTTCAAGTACTATGGAAGATTTCAAATGGCCTTACAAACTGAAGCCGATTTAGTATATATTCTTGACGACGACATGATTCCTGGCCGTAAAATGCTACAGATCTTGTCTCATGTAGCAGGGACAGACAAGTACAAGAATGCCGTTTTAGGCAGCATAGGAAGAATTTTACCATTTCGACAAAAGGATTTCACATTCCCGAGTTATCGAAAGTTCCGCTCCAAGGAGGCAGGGCTTTACTTGCCTGATCCTGCTTACGACATCACCGTCAATAAAATTGTGCAGGTTGATTTTCTCTCCAGCTCTTGGTTCTTATCTGCAGAGCTTGTGAAAACACTTTTCATTGAAACCCCCTTCACCTTTGCAACTGGAGAAGATCTTCATCTAAG CTATCAACTTCAAAAGTATAGAAATGCTGGCTCATTTGTTCTTCCTGTAGACCCAAAAGACAGAGAAACCTGGGGTGACAGTGAACACCGGCTGGCTTATGTGTCCGAGACAACCGTGATATTCAAGGACATTGTTCAAGTTCGAGATGATCAATGGTGGAAAGCGCTGTCTACGGGTTATATCACACAATGGGCAGCTATGCATCCACAAAAGATAGATGCTCTATTCTATGCTCATTCTGTTGATGAAGTCAAAGCACTAGCACCATTACTTGAAAAGTTCAGGTCCACTGTTGGCAAGAAGGCTTATATTGTAGTGTCGGGCGGCAACTTCTGCCCATGTGAAGATGCTGCAGCTGCTCTTAAATGGCCGAAGTTGGTTTGTAAAGAACGgaggttcaagatatttgactTGGCTATTGGGGCTCTCTCCGGAATATCAAATTCTGAGGTTCCTGTGGTGCAAGCAGTGTATGCTAGTATGAAGGGATTGATCAAAATACATAATCCCAGCGTCGTCATCACCGTGGCTGATGTTGATCCTAATGTGAAGAAGGCTTTGAAAATGGCATCAGAGGCTAACTTGAATGGTACAACACTGATTCTTTTGCCAAGGCCTTCCATTTCAAAAGTTCTTTGGATGGCTGATCTTCGATCAACCGCACTTCCAA ATTGGAACAAGATGCGGATTTCAATCAACATTATCACACAAAACCGTGCCAGCTCATTAACAAGGCTTCTCAAATCACTCAAAGATGCATATTACCTAGGGGATGAGATACCTATCAGCTTCAACATGGACAGTAAAGTAGATGAGGAAACTATAAAATTAGTTAGCTCCTTTGAGTGGCCCCATGGTCCCAAAAGCTTCAGAAGGAGAATCATCCAAGGAGGGCTAATCCGAGCAGTAAGTGAGAGTTGGTATCCTGCTTCGGATGATGATTATGGACTCCTACTTGAAGACGATATTGAAGTCTCTCCATACTACTACCTATGGATCAAATATGCCCTCCTGGCATATCACTATGATCCACAAATATCTCTCCCCGAGCTATCGTCAATCTCCCTCTACACACCTCGGCTAGTCGAAGTAGTGAAAGAAAGACCTAAATGGAATGCAACAGAGTTCTTCACGCGGATTCATCCAAACACACCTTACCTCCATCAGCTCCCCTGCAGTTGGGGAGCAGTTTTCTTCCCCAAACATTGGAGGGAGTTTTATGTTTACATGAACTCAAGGTTTACAGAAAATGCAAAAGAGAACCCAGTTCAGATCCCCAAATCTAGAACAAACGGTTGGCAAGCATCATGGAAGAAGTTCCTAATCGACATGATGTATTTAAGAGGCTATGTAAGTCTCTACCCTAACTTCCCAAATCAAGCCAGTTTTTCAACAAACCACATGGAACCAGGAGCTCATATAAGTGCCAAGGACAACGTCGTCAAGCACAAGAAGGAAGATTTTGAGGTTCCATTATTGAAAGAGAACTTCGTAAATTTCTTACCGAATGGGAAATTGCCAGCAGCTTCAAGACTACCGTCGCTGAACCTCTTCAATCAACCAGTGTCACTAAAGGGCCTCAAGTCTGCCGGAGCCAAGCTAGGGCAAGACGTGCTGAAATGTGAAGTTTCTGAGATTGTAGCAGTGAATCATGAGACTGGTCTGCCTTCACATTGTGCAAAATTCTGA